Proteins encoded together in one Hevea brasiliensis isolate MT/VB/25A 57/8 chromosome 16, ASM3005281v1, whole genome shotgun sequence window:
- the LOC110663253 gene encoding 60S ribosomal protein L10 produces MGRRPARCYRQIKNKPYPKSRFCRGVPDPKIRIYDVGMKKKGVDEFPFCVHLVSWEKENVSSEALEAARIACNKYMAKFAGKDAFHLRVRVHPFHVLRINKMLSCAGADRLQTGMRGAFGKPQGTCARVAIGQVLLSVRCKDSNSHHAQEALRRAKFKFPGRQKIIVSRKWGFTKFNRTDYVKLKSENRIVPDGVNAKLLGCHGPLAKRQPGRAFLPATA; encoded by the exons GACCTGCAAGGTGTTACCGCCAGATAAAAAATAagccatacccaaaatcacgctTTTGCCGTGGTGTGCCTGATCCCAAGATTAGGATTTATGATGTAGGGATGAAGAAGAAAGGAGTGGATGAGTTCCCATTCTGTGTGCATTTGGTGTCATGGGAAAAGGAAAATGTCTCCAGTGAAGCTCTTGAGGCTGCACGTATTGCTTGCAACAAATATATGGCCAAGTTTGCTGGGAAGGATGCTTTCCATTTGAGGGTCAGGGTACATCCATTCCATGTCTTGCGTATCAACAAGATGCTTTCATGCGCTGGAGCTGATAGGCTCCAAACTGGTATGAGGGGTGCTTTTGGCAAACCACAGGGTACTTGTGCAAGAGTTGCCATTGGCCAGGTTCTTCTGTCTGTTCGTTGCAAGGACAGCAACAGCCATCACGCACAGGAGGCTCTCCGCCGAGCAAAATTCAAGTTTCCTGGTCGCCAAAAGATCATTGTCAGCAGGAAATG GGGCTTCACCAAATTCAACAGAACTGATTATGTGAAGTTGAAGTCTGAGAATCGCATTGTACCAGATGGTGTCAACGCTAAG CTTCTTGGATGTCATGGACCCTTGGCAAAACGTCAACCTGGAAGAGCATTTTTGCCTGCCACTGCTTGA